The genomic interval CCAGCAAGCATACTAAAGATCCCTCTTTCATTTGTGGAATCTCTGGTTTGGACGTGTTTTACGTATTATGTCATTGGATACAGTCCTGAGGCCCAGAGGTGAGTTTGACatgaaatatgttatatttgttaattttgcCTAGTTTTGGTTCATGAATTTCGAAATTTGTATCCAGAACTTTTCAAACACTAGAGCCTCAACGCAGCATCTTCTTTTGcttaagcaattttttttttttttttttataaattttctttaatcGAACCTTTACAATATACTTAAGTACATCAGGAATGTTGAGGGCAGCAGCTGTGCCAAATTCTGTTAATTGTGACCCTTGGTTCATTTGCTGCTGTTTCAGGTTCTTCCGCCAATTGGTTCTACTTTTTGCGGTGCACCTATCTTCAATGTCCATGTTCCGTTTCCTGGCCTCTGTCTTCCAGACAAATAATCGATCTCTTACAGCTGGGAATCTTGCAATATTTTTTGAACTGTTATTCGGTGGCTTCCTTATTAATAAATGTAAGGTTTCAATATCTCCTTTTGCCAAATCTCATTCTAAGATAATCAATTGAAATGACAAGCTTAACTGTTCTGCTGCAGCTTCCATGCCTGTCTGGTTGAGGTGGGGTTTTTGGGTTTCACCCATGACATACGGAGAGATAGGGCTTTCTTTGAATGAGTTTCTTGCCCCAAGATGGCAAAAGGTGAGACTCCCTCAGCATTACTTCTGGCTTCGTAATTTTAGCTTAGCTTTCTGTTAGATTACTCAAGTTCAAATCCGTCCTCACTAACTCTATCCGCCCACTTTTTGCCTGTTTTAATCTTTTAGAGAATTATCCCGTAAGTTACTACTATCAACTCTACATCCAGTTtggtgttttttatttatttatatcttcTAATACTGGAAATTCAGTAGCATTTATTTATATCAACTCTACATTCACCTCAGTGCAATATATTTCTCCTGATCGCCAATGTCCAGCTAAATGAATCTTAGGTGAAGTTTTAAGTTCCATCTTAATTGATGCACCAATAACTGGAGTACTGAATGCTTGGATAAATTACACAATCAATTTCAGTTgtatgacctatactccaataCTTCTGGTACAAGCCTGATAATGCTGTGTTATTCCTGTAATTAATTATGACTGTAACGGCGGGGAGAAACAGATGTTCCAGCTAAGTCTGCTTTCCTTTCTTATCTATAGATGACATCGGCAAACACTATGATTGGGCAAGAAATACTTGAAAGCCGTGGACTAGACTTTGATGGTTATGTTTTTTGGATATCACTCGGTGCCTTATTTGGATTTACAGTAGTATTCAACGTTGGATATATTTTGGCGTTAAGTTACTTGAAGTGTAAGTTCTTTGCTGTTGTTTTATTTCAACTTCAAACAGCATTGCAACAATAGATGCAGATTTGTTGACATTTGATTAACATTCGATAAACAATCAGCTCCTGGATCATCGCGTGTTATTATTTCGCATGAAATGCTCTCCAAAGTACCTGGAAGTGATGATTCACATGATGGGGACCATTTGGATGAAAAGtccaaaaattctcatctacAGGCTAATATAGGACCGAAAAAAGGTCAGATAAATTTTCTCGATCTTTGGATTGTTATTCAGATCATtacctctttattttctttaaatgtatttatccaGCTTTTAATGAGTCTCTTTTTCCAATAATAGGTAGGATGGTCTTACCTCTTACACCCCTAACGATAGTGTTTGAAGATGTGCAATACTATGTTGACACCCCACTGgtaatcacatttaattttatgtcaTGTCCTTTGTGGTTACTGGATTGATAATCATTTACAACATTATATCCATTCCTGTAATTTTCTTTCCTATTTCATTTCTGGCTCTCAGGAAATGAGAGAACAGGGATTCACAAACAAAAGACTTCAACTTCTTTCGGATGTTACCGGCACATTGAGGCCTGGTGTTCTAACAGCTTTGATGGGTGTCAGTGGAGCTGGCAAAACAACTCTTCTGGATGTTCTAGCTGGAAGAAAGACCAGTGGTTATATTGAAGGGCAAATAAAGATTGGAGGGTATCCCAAGGTTCAAGCAACCTTTGCTAGGTTATCGGGTTACTGTGAACAAACTGATATACATTCTCCTCAACTAACTGTAGAGGAATCAGTCATATTTTCTGCTTGGCTGCGCTTGTCTGCTGAAGTAGACCAAAAAACTAAAGCCGTAAGATCACAATGCACTGGCATTAAGTCCAAAGGTTTGGAATTTATATTCATTGTTGAGATTATATAATGGTTTGTTAAAGCTTTAGTGTGATGTCTTGCAGGCGTTTGTGGATGAAGTCCTTGAGACCATTGAGCTTGATGAAATAAAGGATGCATTAGTAGGTGTACCTGGGGCTACCGGTCTATCAAATGAGCAGCGCAAGCGGCTTACAATAGCCGTGGAGCTTGTTGCTAACCCCTCAATCATCTTCATGGATGAACCGACAACAAGTTTGGATGCAAGAGCAGCTGCAATTGTCATGCGAGCAGTGAAGAATGTAGCTGATACGGGAAGAACAATTGTTTGTACCATCCACCAACCTTGCATTGACATATTTGAAACATTTGATGAggtataatttcttttttttttttttttttttttttgatgtaaATTTATCCACGGAATATACTGAGGAAGTATTTACTTCTCCAAGGAGTGCTGTTTATCTCACTAACTCAGTAGTACATGCATGGCTACTGAAGAAATAAAGTAAGAGCATTTAGGTTTGACGGCTGCAATGAAGAAAAGTATGTAAGATATGTTGCATCCAGCCTACTCCCCGACAAAATGATATCAGAACTGGTGTTGGACAAGATTCAATCCTAGGAATCAAGTTCCTTGTTAACAAATCTTCAAGAGTAATATGTCTCATTCCCCTTTTGCTTTTACAGTTGATCCTTCTAAAAACTGGTGGGCGCATGATATACTCTGGACCATTAGGACAGCATTCAAGTCgggttatagaatattttgagGTTAGCTTGCTATTTGCTGTAGCAATACACATATCTTAGGGATCTTTTCTGCATCCATTTTTTGTATGGTAGTACCACTTGTTTTAAGATGTTACATTGataattaagttttattttgacAGGTTATTCCAAGAGTTCCAAAGATTAGAGAAAATTACAACCCATCAATGTGGATGTTAGAGGTCACTTCGACATCTTCAGAGGTTGAGCTTGGTGTAGACTTTGCCCAGAAATACAGGGAATCTCCCCTATATGAGTGAGTTGATTTCTTCAGTTAGAACTGTACTTGGTTTTGATGTTGTCTGATGTCAAGTAACGCGTTGCTATTTCAAAATAGTAACTTCAATTCAGCAGAGGAATTCTACGTTGTTTGACAGGGGAAATTCTTTCCATTTTACAAATTCTAAGGACTCCAATTCTAACATTAACCAGCCCTTTTAGACTATAGGCTTAGATGTGGCTTTGGTCTTAGGtcattacaaatagtatcagagccaAATCCTACTAGAAATGTGAGGCTTGACCTGATGAGGACATTAACAATTTAAAGGGGCATGATTGTAATGAGGAGTTCTTGGCCATTTGATTCAAGGACTCCAATTGTAATTTGATTAGTcattttgcattatatataggTTTAGATGTGGCTTGGACCTTGTGTTGTTACATGTTCATCTATTGTGTGGAAACAGATCATGGTCATATGACCTGTATTGCATTCTCTATACAAACATGGCAACCTCTATTATCCCATTTTCAGGAACAACAAAGAACTTGTAAGGCAGATGAGTAGCCCACCTCCTGGTTCAACAGGTCTGCATTTTGTGTCCCACTTTTCTCAAAATGGTTGGGGACAAGTCAAATCCTGCCTATGGAAACAACATTTGACGTATTGGAGGAATCCTGAATACAACTTGACTCGTATGGTGCATACACTTGTAACTGCTTTAAGTCTTGGAGCGCTATATTGGaaccaaggaaaaaaattgtaagttttagttatttattgttttctactttttctctttttggcaGAATCTATATAACATGAGAAATTGCTAGTCTCGTTAACTTGGCTAAATTCAGCTGTCAGTCTCTCCTTTGCTCAAGACAAAGCACTCCATCCGTCAGATATATGCCTTTTTCTGTAGGGTGCATATTTTAGGTGTATTGCAAAGAACTAAATgctgcgtttttttttttctttttctgttagAAACAACCAGCAGAACctattcaatatttttggtTCAATGAACGCTACTGTTATCTTCTTGGGCACAAATAATTGCTCGACAGTTCTTACATATATAGCAGCAGAGAGAGATGTTATGTACCGGGAAAGATTTGCCGGGATGTACTCTTCATGGGCTCATTCACTTGCACAGGTATGATTCTCTACCTGTAAATTCTACTGGTGTGGCCTACTATCACCATttgatctctgaaaacaaaattGGTGGAATCTAGGGTATTGATTAGGGGGCTCTTGTTTAGCCATTATTTTCAGCTTATATAGTTGGGTATACTGATATTGTAGGTGATAGTGGAAATCCCCTATCTGTTCATCGAAACTGTGTTATTTGTGACAATCTCATATCCAATGATTGGATATTATGGGTCGGCTTATAAGGTTTTCTGGTACTTCTATGCAATATTTTGTTCATTGCTTTACTTCAATTATCTGGGAATGCTAGTCATGTCATTGACGCCAAACTTGATGGTAGCTGCAATTTTGTGCTCAGCCTTTTACACATTATTGAACCTGTTTTCTGGTTTTCTGATGCCTGAACCGGTAAGCTGATGTACAACGTGGAGTCTTCaagttatgaacaatatatacaGTTAAACTGACCTGATTGTCTTATTCTTACAGAAAATTCCAAAGTGGTGGATCTGGTTATATTATCTGACACCCACATCTTGGTCATTGAATGGTATGCTCACTTCCCAATATGGAGATGTAAATAAGGCCATCATGGTATTCGGAGAAACGAAAACAGTGGCTGCCTTCTTAGAAGATTACTTTGGGTTTCACCATGATCACTTGGCTGTTGTGGCGGTTGTTCTCATGGCTTTCCCCCTTGTTTTTGCTTCCATGTTTGCATATTTTGTAGGACGGCTGAACTTCCTGCGGAGGTAGGCGTCTCGCTCTTTCAATAGAGGCCGGTAAGGTAGAGGTTGTCCATGGCCAACTGCAAGCCTTTTGTTTGCAAGTAATATGTTAGTCAGTGTAGTAATATGCAAATTCGTTGTCATCCAATAAGAAGCGTACTTGAATGCTGGTCAAGCTGAAGATATTTGTACGGCAGATTCCAAATAGAATAGAATACGCATGTCCATGAACCAACTTGCCAAGGTGCTGCGTTGTGTGTAACGCTCCAAACCCAAAATCATAAACGGACAAAGTTCcggttatatttttataactttcttccattttacaaatatatatcaaatacacAATCTCCAAATATTCACAACTATAATACAAAAACTGTAAAAATAACTAAGATATGACTATAAGAAAATTCTCTATACAGCTAAAATCATTCACGTAAGGAAACGCCAGGTACAaagatttcttataataattagaGTTAAATACTAAAAGCATAAATGAGAGTgtgcataaatatttattaaattttctcaAAGTCTGTGctataaaaatcaaaacttaaaatctctgtacatgatctaggccactATCACGCCTCTCTGGACTAAGTCTCATCCTACAGCtttaccttcataaatattttgacctagggtggtttaaaaatataaaaataaactaaaatgagtcaaagattcaagaagaatccatcataatgtaaatatacttaacataagatttttcataaaatacttcatgttgagaattaaaatcatgattgttcataaatatgttgatgacatttatgacttggaaatatttttggtaTATTGACTGATCTGATTGATCTAAATTATATGACTTATTTGGATTAACTGACTTGTCTGACTGGCCAACATACTTAATCCTAtatgcaaggttgtgcaccagtCCCACATCCTATGGCCACCAAGAGAATCGTTGatctgatatgataaaatactatggtggaccacacttgagtcagtggcttgcacatccactcTGACAGCATTGGTACCAAGCATCTGAATGGAAATCTGATAAATCTGATCTtcatcttacacttgatcttatgaaagttTACATGTTTTATGCAATGTGAGATATATGagatacataatacatacataattataatatgtgGAATGAAACATGATCATAAATTATGATGAATGGCGCACTTGCAAATATCATAACATGCGTGGTACATAAACATTGGTTTTTAAAgaactggctttaataataatatatataactagataacgtatgttaatcctaatttataatCAAGTTACTTACCTTGTAGCGCTAATTTGATATTTTCGAGGTGCGATTGATTttgtgatgcccccagatttcgtttgggatcggacggacatctgaagtatcgggacatgcaacacaagattacctaCCTCATTCATGATGGATAAGGATGCAATATTCACAccgaataattattttttgagcaatactatgcaccaaacaaATAATATCCTAATAAATTGAAACATAAAAACATTGAAGTGATAGATATCCGTGATTACAACATAAATCCAAAAGTTTTGTAAGCTCAACGGTAAGAGAGACAGAGCTCCATAAGTACAAGCAGAAACTATAATATCTACTaggctaatccattgagtagTTCGCACAACTTAATCATTGATGCCATATTACTATCTATAAATTGGAACATCGAAATGATGAGCTCCATGTCGTGCCATTGTTGTTTAATCCACTTTCTCCAGTCGATCATCTTTTGCAGTGCCTCTTGATCCTGACACATGAGCTACCATTCCTCCCGGAATGGTATTTGGGACGACTATGGTGAGATTTGAGTATAAatttcagcaagttaacaaaaaacttatacacaagttaatgatgcatgcatgacagtaaatgtatgaatgcataatcaagtCATAAGCAagcataaaataaattgaagtgTAACATAGCAtgaactgacataacttgaactgaaacgtgaattgaacttgaaactAAACTCGAAACTAAACTCgtcatgacatgaacttgaacttgaacatgaaacatgaacgtgaacttgaacttaAACTTGAACAATGAACATGAacgtaaatttaaatttaacatgaacttgaacttgaacatgaaacatgaacgtgaacttgaaacataaatTCAACATGAAATACCTGAATTTGAACTGAAcatgaaatatatgaatttggCATAACTTGAACATGAGCATGAAACTACATGAAttttgacaatcaaaatgatttcgctATTTGTTTCGTcaagaataatgaataataaaaaaatttcacccAACATATTCCGTtagagatactcagacaatcaaaatgattacaccatcaccatgagtattttaaatgagataccctaacaatcaaaatgactaacaatcaaaatgattacataagAAGTACCTagtaatattttgataatcaaaatgattatatcAAGAGCATTTGAGTGGAGGTATttcaacaattaaaataattacaccGAAAGTACCTCGCATGAATTATTAATggagatactcagacaatcatAATGATTACGTCATAAGTATCTTAGGCATGATTGACTGAGAAAATACTTTTCTCGAAACACAATCTATATTGGAGACATAGtgtgacatgaaatgaaatgacatatgACCTGAcataacgtgacgtgacatgtaCGTGAGAAGCATGATTTGACGTAACATGAAACAAACAACAACACGtaatatgacataacatgtaacatatataattacatgacatgacataatatgtaacagataatattgtgtgacatgacataacatgtaacaggaaacattacatgacatgatataaaatataacagacAAGATTATGcaaaatgacataacatgtaactaacaatattacatgacctgacataacatgtaacagacaatattatgtaacatgacataacgtaTAACAGATAACATTACATGACAAAGTATATTATGTAACAAATAAATGttgcatgaaaaaatatattatgtgataGATAAATATCTCGCGGCAGAATGTATTAAGTAATAGACATATTTGATGAAACATGGCATATAAGGTAACAGAATTACATGAACATTAGTTACCTTACCATCATACATACATAGTAATCTGATAGTAaattagaagctaacttatagtgattgTCACTTTTTGGATAAAAGTACGAAatacgagaaactgtaagtagagattctaaatgttagaaactttaTTACTAATAACTTAGTAATATAAAAAATGCcaaattaaagtaaaattaccatttacCCCTCCACAAATAGGAAAATGACAAATTTACCCccaacttaaggatttcacatcttaacttcaaaaataccaaaataaacatttctcatgtaaatcttgtcctaaactcaaatatctaattataaaaatttaaaacaaatcgtAACCATGAAAACACACTATGGCCGAAACACTCTTAGGcattttctcttgatttttgttgcaattttatccaacttCAACACTCAtacttaaaccaaaatattgttACATAGTTCATTACATCCTATACTTAGAAGAAGTATGCTTAACACACCCCACAAAAATCCACTTTACATAAACataaaactttttaattaaaagatccaaactttttaactaaaacacaaacccttgaatctcaaggtttttattctatttaaaatatctccaagaacacaaaaaattcaaaactttcttcGAACATGTTCATAACACACTACGAAGAACTAAAATACTTTGAATCTACACATAGAAGTCACCAAAAAGtacaaaatctcacttgaagTACTTGGCTCCAACACTTAGACAAAATTAGAAATTTTCTCAACTTTGATTTGATCAAGCACTTGATCGAAAACATACCTTGATaaaacattaaagaaaaaaaaatatatcatgtcTTTAAAATATGTCCTAAATtagatccaagcattaaaattaaaatcacatggccaaaattaaaccaaaacatggGCTTCATTTTGAAGTTTAAAGAGGGTTTTGTTAGGATTAGAGATGTtatcaagtccaaatctaatttttcttggcccaatcaaattttcaaggtttaaagggttgaataatgatattataacatgaatttgagagattaatagtatgtggaagtgatttaatcaagtaattaaacacaatgctaaaaGTTAGAGccattagggttttgaaatcaagtttggggtttggggtaaccgtttagggttttggtttcctccaagatttttgagatttcaattaGGTTCTagtatttagggtttcactaggatTGAAAGCCTCTTTGGTTTGGTACAAAATGGATGATTgaatttaatattgttttgcATAGGCGACATGATCTCATacattgatttccttcacatttccatctcataaTTTCTCTTAGTACCaggtgtctaatactattcactaagtGTGGTTAATATCTTGCTAAGTGTCTAAACAAaacttttctaacctaatttagacattccacattgtgattttgaaaatactgcacttggtgctactattgagattactattcacttcgaAAAAATGAACAATAAACTTTACATTGAAAGATCCTAAATAAACATACTAACCtaatagtgtaattttttttttttttataaaaaatcaactttgaagttccttgaaataatcaaaatgtgTTTTTGAATGGTCGTTTCGTCCGAAAATTGAAACTGAGTttattgtgccataaaatcctaaatatttctttgagtctaatggcgtagactgTATTCCATTATGACTCtcctaactatctcaaat from Juglans microcarpa x Juglans regia isolate MS1-56 chromosome 4S, Jm3101_v1.0, whole genome shotgun sequence carries:
- the LOC121262175 gene encoding pleiotropic drug resistance protein 3-like — translated: MSLAFEGMRSMAVASLCQPKWKECLMPSNALPATAISTSTARTPMDTQYEAGDVFTWPDLFCRITLLLGPPGCGKTSLLKALSGNLDESLKITGEISYNGYKLEEFVPQKTSAYISQNDVHIPDMTVREILDFSARCMGVGSRTDVLMEVSKREKEAGVVPDPDIDTYMKAISVEGLKRTLQTDYILKIIGLDICADTLVGDASRRGISGGQKKRLTTGEMIVGPTKALFMDEITNGLDSSTAFQIVTCLQQLVHITDVTLLVSLLQPAPETFDLFDDLILMSEGKIVYHGPRDYVLEFFEDCGFRCPARKGVADFIQEVISRKDQAQHWYHTGVPHSYIPVDLFSRKFKESPYGKKLEEELSEPYDKSQSHQSALSFSLYSLSKWDLFRACASRELLLMKRNSFIYIFKTSQLIIIACITMTLFLRSRMDIDVYHANYYMGALFYALVIFLVDGIPEISMTIQRLEVFYKQKAFYFYPAWAYAIPASILKIPLSFVESLVWTCFTYYVIGYSPEAQRFFRQLVLLFAVHLSSMSMFRFLASVFQTNNRSLTAGNLAIFFELLFGGFLINKSSMPVWLRWGFWVSPMTYGEIGLSLNEFLAPRWQKMTSANTMIGQEILESRGLDFDGYVFWISLGALFGFTVVFNVGYILALSYLKSPGSSRVIISHEMLSKVPGSDDSHDGDHLDEKSKNSHLQANIGPKKGRMVLPLTPLTIVFEDVQYYVDTPLEMREQGFTNKRLQLLSDVTGTLRPGVLTALMGVSGAGKTTLLDVLAGRKTSGYIEGQIKIGGYPKVQATFARLSGYCEQTDIHSPQLTVEESVIFSAWLRLSAEVDQKTKAAFVDEVLETIELDEIKDALVGVPGATGLSNEQRKRLTIAVELVANPSIIFMDEPTTSLDARAAAIVMRAVKNVADTGRTIVCTIHQPCIDIFETFDELILLKTGGRMIYSGPLGQHSSRVIEYFEVIPRVPKIRENYNPSMWMLEVTSTSSEVELGVDFAQKYRESPLYENNKELVRQMSSPPPGSTGLHFVSHFSQNGWGQVKSCLWKQHLTYWRNPEYNLTRMVHTLVTALSLGALYWNQGKKLNNQQNLFNIFGSMNATVIFLGTNNCSTVLTYIAAERDVMYRERFAGMYSSWAHSLAQVIVEIPYLFIETVLFVTISYPMIGYYGSAYKVFWYFYAIFCSLLYFNYLGMLVMSLTPNLMVAAILCSAFYTLLNLFSGFLMPEPKIPKWWIWLYYLTPTSWSLNGMLTSQYGDVNKAIMVFGETKTVAAFLEDYFGFHHDHLAVVAVVLMAFPLVFASMFAYFVGRLNFLRR